GCCCCCTTCACCGCCGCCTCCGGGAGGGGACAATGACGTCGCGGGTGCTTCCGGTCGCCGTCGGCGCGCACGTCGCCGGCGTCGTCGCCCCAGGGTGGTCGATGGGTTCATGGCGGTGGCCAGGCGCACATACCCTCCAGCCACCTCGATGGCCGTCTCTCCGCCTACCTCGCCGCGTCATCGCACTTATCCATCTGCGCACCCCGCTCGTGCCCTCGTGGTGCCGGATGCGGATGGCTTCTACGAGGTTCACAGCCGACGCCGGTGGCGTCGTCGCTCACCGCTGAGGGAGTCGCGGCCGGTCCTCGTTGAGCTACAGGGGCTTTGCTTCAACTGTCTTGCTGCCAATCATGTCAAGCGGGATTGCGTCTTCCCAGCGCGGTGCTTCAATTGCCACCAGGAGGTCCATCGCTCGTTTGCCTGCCCCCATCCGCCGGGCCAAGGCAAGCGGGCCCGCTCGCCGCCACGTGCGGGTCACAGTCGGAGGGTCGCTGCACGCCGACCTGCCCAGCGACATCGGCGTGCGGGGTCCGTGGGCACGACACATCCGCACATTCGGTCTTGATTGGCCGCTCCCCGTCCGTGCCTAGGTGCTGCGCCCCACCGACTCCCTCCCTCGGCCCCCGGTTGAGTCCCCGCCCCCCCTGGGGGGCGGCATGCCCCTGGTAGCCACTGCGGGGGAGCCTCCTGGTGACCGCCCAGGTCACCTACGTCGCACTGAGTTCGTCGTCATCTCACGGTCTGCGGAGTTGCAGGCGGCTGAGGACGCACTCGTCCTTGCCCTCGTCGCTGTTGTCGGTGGCACTAGGCCCGTGCTGTCACCCGCCATGGTCAGTCGCTACCTCCTCGAGCAGTTTGACCTGACAATGTATGACACAGAGGTTAGTCACCATGACCCAGAGGATTTCGTCGTTCGCTTCCGGCGTCGGGGGGACAAGGACCGTGTCCTTGCCGCCCCAGTGATGGGTGCCCCACTTCCTCTAGTCTGGCGGCCATGGAGGCGTACCTTGATGGCCAGTGCGAGCTCCTTCCGATTCACTGTGCTAGTCGGCATGACTCGTGTCCCCCTCCATGCGAGGAGAACCTCCACCGCGCAGACGATCCTCGGCCCTTCTTGCGCGGATGTCGAGGTTATCCGTACGGCGGATGTGCCAGGCAATGATGACCATGAGTTCTTCATCTTAGCTTGGTGCTTGCACCCTCGGTTTATCCCGGACGAGAAAATTATCTTCGTCCCAGAGCCGTGCGTCCACAACCCTGTCGAGGGCGCACCGGAGGAGCTCCCAGGCTTGCGATATCTAGTGCGCATCCGAGTGATCGCATTCAAAGAATGGAACCccctgccgccgccaccggaCATGGAGGGGCCGGagcctgatgatgacgatgacaacGGCTCCCCTGATAGCAACATCAATCGTTACCACCCAGGCCTAGACGATCGGTCATGGAGGTCCCCTACTGGCGACGGTGATAGCCCCACCGATGATGATGGCAGCTCGTGGGACAGCAATTGCAACCGTTTCCACCCGGGGATGGACTGCTGTCGCGGCGTCGGTTCGCCGTCGGTTCGCGAAGTTGTGCCACGGCTAGGGTCTAACGTCGGTGGCCCTATCCTGGCGCCACTCGTTGGGCCTGCTCGTAAGTCACTCATGTCGCTGATTGTGGGATCCGTCCCCTGTCTGTTGCCGGGGAGCGGACTCGTGGGTACTGGGCCCAAGTACTACACACGTGGTGTGAGTTCGGTGGCCGTGTGTTGCGAGATTCAGGACGTCTCGTCGGGCTCTAACCCTGCACCTGCTCGCACGCCTGTACATGCCGAAAGTCACTTGACACCCTTTTCAGACAGATGGGTCCCTCAGGGGGCGTTGGAGTCCATGCCACGTGTTGGCTCTCCGGTGCCCACCCCGCCGCGCGGGGACCCCATGGAGCTAGAGACGGAATTGGGGGCGCAAACCCCATGCTGGGCTCAGTGTCGGGTATCTGATCTACGTTCCCCCATTCTCGGCCCGTTTCATCTTTCTTGGCTGAGCAGCCCACGTTCGGTGAAGGCCATCATGGACGCAAGCCCAGGTATGAGGGGGGATCGGGCGCTCCTAAGGCCCATCTGCGAGTTGGACCAGACATTATTTGGCAATGCGGCTGCTTCTAACTATGGTGGGCCTGACAGATGGGACGTTATGGCGCTAGAGTTTGCCGGGCCTGGCAATGCGCACGGTCCCAACCCACCGGTGATGCTTCTGAATCTGCCGTTCGACGACGTGCTATGTTCTGGGGAGGCGACGCCAGCTAGGCGCAACCCGCCCCCCGGGCTCTATCGCTGGTGCACACGGCACGTCACAGCCGATTACCAGTCAGTCGCAGGTGGAGCCCGCTGTGACCCTGCCTGACTTCATCAGCTCCCTCCGACTGCCGCTACTGGAGCCTCTTGCGAACTCCACCCCAATCTGCCGCATCTCCTGCCGGGCCAGCCCGACGGTCCCACGGCGGAGCGTCCGCCTCGCGTCCCTCACACACTGCCAGGACCCAAAGCCGGAGGTCCAGGCGAAGCGGGTGTTGTTGAGAAAATGGACGCCTACGGTGGAGCCGCCATCGCCTAAGGTGCCAGATAACTCATACTTCAGGAGGTTCCGCCAAGCCTTCAGAGAACCGCTGACTGCCTCCAAGCGGTCGGCAATGTGGGAGCTGTACCCGGGGCATCGTCGGCGACGGTCCGCAGCGTCGGCCTCTGAGGTCTAGACCCGGGGTCTCCCTAGTCGCGCCATTGTTCTTTATGAGTGGAGAACAATTTCTTATTTGGAACGCCCGTGGCCTCAATAGCCAGGCTCGTCGCATTGCTGTTAGAGATGTCATTGTCTTGGAGCGTGTCTCCGTGGTCTGTCTCCTGGAAACTAAGGTGGCTGTATTCTCTGTAAACATGATCAATGAACTGCTAGGTCCGGATTTTGACTACTCCTATTTGCCTTTGGTGGGGTCTCTGGGGGTGTTCTGGTTGGATGGTGGCAGGGACAAATGGCAGACCTCGCAGGTTGCTTTTGACGTATTCTCTATCACGTTGTGCCTCGCTACGGTGGATCAGAATGGCGATTATATTTGCTGGCTCACAGTTGTGTACGGGCCAATAGATCAC
This sequence is a window from Miscanthus floridulus cultivar M001 chromosome 10, ASM1932011v1, whole genome shotgun sequence. Protein-coding genes within it:
- the LOC136489347 gene encoding uncharacterized protein, producing the protein MSGEQFLIWNARGLNSQARRIAVRDVIVLERVSVVCLLETKVAVFSVNMINELLGPDFDYSYLPLVGSLGVFWLDGGRDKWQTSQVAFDVFSITLCLATVDQNGDYICWLTVVYGPIDHALKEGFLSELEGLAATYTGPWLICGDFNLIYQAQDKNNAKLNRHLM